One region of Trinickia violacea genomic DNA includes:
- a CDS encoding Zn-dependent hydrolase, translating into MSAVTEQGLEALVKVNGRRLWDSLMTMAKIGATKKGGVCRLALTDLDREGRDLIVSWAKEAGCTVTVDQMGNVFMRRAGRNASAAPVMTGSHADSQPTGGRFDGIYGVLGGLEIIRSLNDHGIETEHPVEVVIWTNEEGSRFAPAMVASGVFAGVFTLEYGLSRKDVDGKTIGEELRRIGYAGDVPCGGRPIHAAFELHIEQGPILEAEHKTIGVVTDAQGQRWYEIVLTGQEAHAGPTPMPRRRDALLGAARVVDLVNRIGLDHAPFACATVGMMQVHPNSRNVIPGRVFFTVDFRHPDDAVLAQMDAELRKGVASIADTIGLDTQLDQIFYYAPIAFDKACVNSVRRAAERFGYSNRDIVSGAGHDACYLSQVAPTSMVFVPCVDGISHNEIEDATPEWIEAGANVLLHAMLERASEPVS; encoded by the coding sequence ATGAGCGCAGTCACGGAGCAAGGTTTGGAAGCGCTGGTCAAGGTGAACGGCCGGCGCTTGTGGGACAGCCTGATGACGATGGCGAAGATCGGCGCGACGAAGAAAGGTGGCGTTTGCCGGCTCGCGCTGACCGATCTCGATCGCGAAGGGCGTGACCTGATCGTGAGCTGGGCCAAGGAGGCCGGCTGCACGGTCACGGTCGATCAAATGGGCAACGTGTTCATGCGGCGTGCCGGCCGCAACGCGTCAGCGGCACCGGTGATGACCGGCTCGCACGCCGATTCGCAGCCGACGGGCGGCCGCTTCGACGGCATCTACGGCGTGCTCGGCGGCCTGGAAATCATCCGCAGCCTCAACGATCACGGCATCGAAACCGAGCATCCGGTCGAGGTCGTCATTTGGACCAACGAAGAGGGTTCGCGCTTTGCGCCGGCGATGGTGGCCTCGGGGGTGTTCGCGGGCGTCTTCACGCTCGAATACGGGCTCTCGCGCAAGGACGTCGACGGCAAGACGATCGGCGAGGAACTGCGGCGCATCGGCTATGCGGGCGATGTGCCATGCGGCGGCCGGCCGATTCACGCGGCGTTCGAGCTGCACATCGAGCAAGGCCCGATTCTCGAAGCCGAACATAAGACGATCGGCGTCGTCACCGACGCGCAAGGCCAGCGCTGGTATGAAATCGTGCTGACGGGCCAGGAGGCGCACGCGGGCCCGACGCCGATGCCGCGCCGCCGCGATGCGCTGCTCGGCGCGGCGCGCGTCGTCGATCTGGTGAACCGCATCGGGCTCGATCACGCGCCGTTCGCGTGCGCGACGGTCGGCATGATGCAAGTACATCCGAACTCGCGCAATGTGATTCCAGGGCGCGTGTTCTTCACGGTCGACTTCCGCCATCCCGACGATGCCGTGCTCGCTCAGATGGACGCCGAATTGCGCAAGGGTGTCGCGAGCATCGCCGACACCATCGGCCTCGATACCCAGCTCGATCAGATCTTCTATTACGCGCCGATCGCATTCGACAAGGCGTGTGTGAACTCGGTGCGCCGCGCCGCCGAGCGCTTCGGCTACTCGAACCGCGACATCGTCTCGGGCGCCGGACACGACGCCTGCTATCTGTCGCAGGTCGCGCCGACGTCGATGGTATTCGTGCCGTGTGTCGACGGCATCAGCCACAACGAGATCGAGGACGCGACGCCCGAATGGATCGAGGCCGGCGCGAACGTGTTGCTGCACGCGATGCTCGAGCGTGCGAGCGAGCCGGTTTCATGA
- a CDS encoding TetR/AcrR family transcriptional regulator — MKSNETRAVDHEHEETSKPMRRRKAHIRHTNEAHLLACAEAVFAERGLEGASTALIAERAGLPKANLHYYFPTKLDLYRRVLDDVFEEWHRAANTFEGSDDPVQAIGGYVRAKMALSRRRPLGSKVWASEIIQGAAHMQDILSERVKPWMETRVIVINDWVARGLLAPIDARTLLYMIWAVTQHYADFDAQIQALSGKRALSKKAFDAATEEVVALIIRACGATSPNAQTQAPAHEAREERS; from the coding sequence ATGAAGAGCAACGAAACGCGTGCAGTCGACCACGAACACGAAGAAACATCGAAACCGATGCGGCGCCGCAAGGCGCACATCCGTCACACGAATGAAGCGCACTTGCTCGCGTGCGCGGAAGCGGTCTTCGCCGAACGCGGGCTCGAAGGTGCGAGCACCGCGCTGATCGCGGAGCGCGCGGGCCTGCCGAAAGCCAACCTGCACTACTACTTCCCGACCAAGCTCGATCTCTATCGCCGCGTACTCGACGACGTGTTCGAGGAATGGCATCGCGCCGCCAATACGTTCGAAGGCAGTGACGATCCGGTGCAAGCGATCGGCGGCTACGTGCGCGCGAAGATGGCGCTGTCGCGGCGGCGGCCGCTTGGATCGAAGGTGTGGGCGAGCGAGATCATTCAAGGCGCGGCGCACATGCAAGACATCCTGTCAGAGCGCGTGAAGCCTTGGATGGAAACCCGCGTCATCGTGATCAACGATTGGGTGGCGCGCGGCCTGCTTGCGCCGATCGATGCCCGCACGCTGCTCTACATGATCTGGGCCGTCACCCAGCATTACGCCGATTTCGATGCGCAGATCCAGGCGTTATCGGGCAAGCGCGCGTTGTCGAAAAAGGCGTTCGATGCGGCGACCGAAGAAGTGGTCGCGCTGATCATTCGCGCCTGCGGCGCGACGTCGCCGAACGCTCAGACTCAAGCACCAGCTCATGAGGCGCGCGAGGAGCGAAGCTAG
- a CDS encoding LysR family transcriptional regulator, whose protein sequence is MQLEDMKIFVATVDARSFTAAANRLQLSKQFVSRRVAALEESLGARLLVRNTRKLAVTDLGYEFHERARRILTEVSDAEQAMSAQRAEPRGLLRVSVPMSFGMIHLSPLVAEFLRAHPDVRFDMQLSDRVADVVGEGFDMAVRIGTLADSTLVAQKLAEVRLVACCSPGYKRRRRAPATPADLERHACLLYGEEGRSGWEFIVDGAREMFDVRGPLRANNGEVIRDAAIAGLGIARLPEFIVADALASGKLVEVLEDFSRSSFTVYAVYPQHRQSSVTIRAFTQFLRERLAKTLGA, encoded by the coding sequence ATGCAGCTCGAAGACATGAAGATTTTTGTTGCGACGGTCGATGCGCGCAGCTTCACGGCGGCGGCGAACCGTTTGCAGCTATCGAAACAGTTCGTGAGCCGGCGGGTCGCGGCGCTCGAAGAAAGCCTCGGCGCACGTCTTCTCGTGCGCAACACGCGCAAGCTTGCCGTGACCGATCTCGGTTACGAGTTCCACGAGCGCGCGCGGCGCATCCTCACGGAAGTGTCGGACGCCGAGCAAGCGATGTCCGCGCAGCGCGCCGAGCCGCGCGGCCTGTTGCGCGTGAGCGTGCCGATGTCGTTCGGCATGATTCACCTGTCGCCGCTCGTCGCCGAATTCTTGCGCGCGCATCCGGACGTGCGCTTCGATATGCAATTGAGCGATCGCGTCGCCGACGTGGTCGGCGAGGGCTTCGACATGGCGGTGCGGATCGGCACGCTCGCCGATTCGACGCTGGTCGCGCAAAAGCTCGCCGAGGTGAGGCTCGTCGCGTGCTGCAGTCCTGGCTACAAGCGCAGGCGCCGCGCGCCGGCCACGCCCGCCGATTTGGAGCGCCATGCGTGTCTGCTGTACGGGGAGGAAGGGCGCTCGGGTTGGGAGTTCATCGTCGATGGCGCGCGCGAGATGTTCGATGTGCGCGGCCCGTTGCGCGCGAACAATGGCGAGGTGATCCGCGATGCGGCGATCGCGGGGCTCGGTATCGCGCGGCTGCCGGAATTTATCGTCGCGGATGCGTTGGCGAGCGGCAAGCTCGTTGAAGTGCTCGAGGATTTCTCGCGGTCGTCGTTTACGGTCTATGCGGTGTATCCGCAGCATCGTCAAAGCTCGGTGACGATCCGCGCGTTTACGCAGTTCTTGCGCGAGCGTCTGGCGAAGACATTGGGTGCTTGA
- a CDS encoding pirin family protein encodes MIDVRHASQRGRAEHGWLSSRHSFSFSSYYDPQQLGFSDLIVINDDRVAPGQGFGKHPHRDMEIFSYVLEGALEHKDSMGTGSVIVPGDVQLMSAGTGVAHSEYNHSRSEPVHFLQIWIVPSEKGATPRYQQKNFAAADKRGKLRLVLSPDGEGESLALRQDARVYAGLLDGDEKASLPLQADRYAYVHVARGSVVLNGVRLNEGDGARIRNEDMLTFAEGRDAEVLAFDLRNRELSDMYA; translated from the coding sequence ATGATCGATGTCCGCCACGCCAGCCAACGCGGCCGCGCCGAGCACGGCTGGCTCAGCTCGCGCCACTCGTTTTCGTTCTCCAGCTACTACGATCCGCAGCAACTCGGCTTCTCCGACCTGATCGTCATCAACGACGACCGCGTCGCACCGGGCCAGGGTTTCGGCAAGCATCCGCATCGGGACATGGAGATCTTCTCGTACGTGCTCGAAGGCGCGCTCGAGCACAAGGATTCGATGGGCACGGGTTCCGTCATCGTGCCCGGCGACGTGCAATTGATGAGCGCGGGCACGGGTGTCGCGCACAGCGAATACAACCATTCGCGAAGCGAGCCCGTGCATTTCCTGCAGATCTGGATCGTGCCGTCGGAGAAAGGTGCAACGCCGCGCTATCAGCAGAAGAACTTCGCTGCTGCGGACAAGCGCGGCAAGCTGCGGCTCGTGCTGTCGCCTGACGGCGAAGGCGAGTCGCTTGCCTTGCGGCAGGACGCGCGCGTCTACGCTGGGCTCCTTGACGGCGACGAGAAGGCCAGCCTGCCGTTGCAAGCGGACCGCTACGCGTATGTGCATGTGGCGCGCGGCTCCGTCGTGCTCAATGGCGTGCGCCTGAACGAAGGCGACGGCGCGCGCATTCGCAACGAGGACATGCTGACTTTCGCGGAAGGCCGCGACGCCGAAGTGCTCGCGTTCGATCTGCGCAACCGCGAACTCTCCGACATGTACGCCTGA
- a CDS encoding DoxX family protein, translating into MRYDLFEQRKDAILLVARVLLMVLFVIFGWNKLTGFSGTVAYMATTGAPAPELSAIIAVVMELVVGLALMVGFYARPLALVLAVYTLGTALIAHHFWSMTGMVGYDNMIHFYKNVSIIGGLLFLAAAGPGKYSLDRK; encoded by the coding sequence ATGAGATACGACCTTTTTGAGCAACGCAAGGATGCGATCCTGCTGGTTGCCCGTGTGCTGTTGATGGTGCTCTTCGTGATATTCGGCTGGAACAAGCTGACCGGCTTTTCCGGCACCGTCGCCTATATGGCGACGACCGGCGCGCCCGCGCCGGAGTTGTCCGCGATCATTGCGGTCGTGATGGAGTTGGTCGTCGGCCTTGCGCTCATGGTCGGCTTCTATGCCCGTCCGCTTGCGCTCGTGCTCGCCGTCTACACGCTCGGCACCGCGCTCATCGCCCACCACTTCTGGAGCATGACGGGCATGGTCGGCTACGACAACATGATCCACTTCTACAAGAACGTGAGCATCATCGGCGGCCTGCTGTTCCTGGCCGCGGCCGGCCCCGGCAAGTACTCGCTCGATCGCAAGTAA
- a CDS encoding FUSC family protein, whose amino-acid sequence MNAFAHVADAARDAAYGIARELAAWRSSPERMGFAAQATLSVALAVLFAHALHLSNTWWAAISGYTVMQTSLGASAKRGLHRVLGTVIGAIVGALAGPWLGGLPWLFVPVLGVIGGVSVYRAIGSEASYAWILGAITALMVAFEAHLLMSMKASAGFAVLRVIEVVVGTLACVLVSALAQLVVVHRGMAWPEGKEASAWAISVWAAHRDWFTRVAQKARGNAQPSAAADDAATAEPAAPAGLGPAPVITLEPVSFQAARKRLAMQAGVSIAILTALAYVLNLPGFAQAMVTTIAVVVLPAASIVDDTIRPVLEKMVQRLAGCLLAGVIAVALLPVLRGETIPCMIALALGVWVGCHLQTGKEGASYAGRQFTIAFIMVFVQDHQWSADPKPALLRLAGILTGVVVIGGVMLATARRADGATHHA is encoded by the coding sequence TTGAATGCATTCGCGCATGTCGCCGACGCGGCGCGCGACGCGGCCTATGGGATTGCACGCGAGCTGGCCGCATGGCGATCGTCGCCCGAACGCATGGGGTTCGCGGCGCAGGCGACGCTTTCGGTCGCGCTCGCCGTGCTGTTCGCGCACGCGCTGCATTTGTCGAACACCTGGTGGGCCGCGATCAGCGGCTATACCGTGATGCAGACGAGCCTCGGCGCGTCCGCGAAGCGCGGCCTGCATCGCGTGCTCGGTACCGTGATCGGCGCGATTGTCGGCGCGCTCGCCGGACCGTGGTTGGGCGGCTTGCCGTGGCTCTTCGTGCCGGTGCTCGGCGTGATCGGCGGGGTCTCGGTCTATCGCGCGATCGGTTCGGAGGCGAGCTACGCGTGGATTCTCGGCGCCATTACCGCGCTGATGGTCGCGTTCGAGGCCCACTTGCTCATGTCGATGAAAGCGAGCGCGGGGTTTGCGGTGTTGCGCGTCATCGAGGTGGTCGTCGGGACGTTGGCGTGCGTGCTGGTCTCGGCGCTGGCTCAACTCGTCGTCGTGCATCGCGGCATGGCGTGGCCCGAAGGAAAGGAAGCTTCGGCCTGGGCCATCTCGGTCTGGGCCGCGCATCGCGATTGGTTCACTCGCGTCGCGCAAAAGGCGCGTGGCAATGCCCAACCGTCAGCCGCCGCGGACGACGCCGCAACCGCCGAGCCCGCGGCGCCCGCGGGATTGGGCCCGGCGCCCGTCATCACGCTCGAGCCCGTGTCGTTTCAAGCCGCGCGCAAGCGTCTCGCGATGCAGGCAGGCGTGTCGATCGCGATTCTCACTGCGCTCGCGTATGTGCTGAACCTGCCGGGCTTCGCGCAGGCGATGGTCACGACGATCGCGGTCGTCGTGCTGCCCGCCGCTTCGATCGTCGACGACACGATACGCCCCGTGCTCGAAAAAATGGTGCAGCGTCTCGCAGGTTGCCTGTTGGCAGGCGTTATCGCTGTCGCGTTGCTGCCGGTGCTGCGCGGTGAAACGATCCCTTGCATGATCGCCCTCGCGCTGGGCGTGTGGGTCGGCTGTCATCTGCAGACGGGCAAGGAAGGCGCGAGCTATGCCGGTCGGCAGTTCACGATCGCGTTCATCATGGTCTTCGTACAGGATCATCAATGGTCCGCGGACCCGAAGCCTGCCTTGCTGCGGCTCGCGGGCATCCTCACGGGCGTCGTCGTGATCGGCGGCGTGATGCTCGCGACCGCCAGACGCGCCGACGGCGCCACGCATCACGCGTAG
- a CDS encoding patatin-like phospholipase family protein: MDQDAPSGRSGPLPAQQEEPDRSACADIPGQIVFVLQGGGALGAYQAGVYEALHDAGVEPDWVIGTSIGAINGAIIAGNPRERRLARLREFWRRVAYPGSATGGWFPFWDDWLRNLAIVTQGISPFFTPRPGAWLGLQMPVGVDQAAFYTTEPLRETLNALVDFDYLNAKEKATRLTVGTVGVANGRMRYFTNRDAAFSVDHVMASAAFPPGFPSVRVDGETYWDGGVYSNTPLEAVLDDHPRRSSVIFAVQLWPAHGPEPVSIWQAMGRQRDIQYSSRAESHLERQRQIHRLRHVIRELGKHIPEGERDSAAIQELLAWGCGTTMRVIELDAPCFNGDELHKDIDFSSSGIERRWAVGYDDTLRMLRRAPWREDPDPMEGISVHRMERGVER, from the coding sequence ATGGATCAGGACGCACCGAGCGGCCGTAGCGGTCCGCTGCCTGCGCAGCAGGAGGAGCCGGACCGGTCGGCGTGCGCCGACATTCCCGGACAGATCGTATTCGTGCTGCAAGGCGGGGGGGCGCTCGGTGCGTACCAGGCCGGCGTCTACGAGGCGCTGCACGATGCGGGCGTCGAGCCCGACTGGGTGATCGGCACGTCGATCGGCGCGATCAATGGCGCGATCATCGCCGGCAATCCGCGCGAGCGGCGACTCGCGCGGCTCAGGGAGTTCTGGCGCCGCGTCGCGTATCCGGGCAGCGCGACGGGCGGCTGGTTTCCGTTCTGGGACGACTGGCTGCGCAATCTCGCGATCGTGACGCAGGGCATCTCGCCGTTCTTCACGCCGCGACCCGGGGCCTGGCTCGGCCTCCAAATGCCGGTCGGGGTCGACCAAGCCGCCTTCTATACGACCGAGCCGCTGCGCGAGACGCTCAACGCGCTCGTCGACTTCGACTATCTGAACGCGAAAGAGAAGGCGACGCGGCTGACGGTCGGCACGGTCGGCGTCGCGAACGGCCGGATGCGCTACTTCACGAATCGCGATGCCGCGTTTTCCGTCGATCACGTGATGGCGTCCGCGGCGTTTCCGCCCGGGTTTCCGTCAGTGCGCGTCGACGGCGAAACGTACTGGGACGGCGGCGTCTACTCGAATACGCCGCTCGAAGCTGTGCTCGACGATCATCCGCGCCGCAGCTCCGTGATTTTCGCGGTGCAGCTGTGGCCGGCCCACGGGCCCGAACCGGTTTCGATCTGGCAGGCGATGGGGCGTCAGCGCGACATCCAGTACTCGAGCCGCGCGGAGAGCCACCTCGAACGGCAGCGGCAGATCCACCGGCTGCGTCACGTGATTCGCGAGCTGGGCAAGCACATTCCCGAGGGCGAGCGCGATTCGGCCGCCATTCAAGAACTGCTCGCGTGGGGCTGCGGCACGACGATGCGGGTGATCGAGCTCGACGCACCGTGTTTCAACGGCGACGAGCTGCACAAGGACATCGACTTCTCGTCGAGCGGCATCGAGCGGCGCTGGGCCGTCGGCTACGACGACACGCTGCGCATGCTGCGGCGCGCGCCGTGGCGCGAGGACCCCGATCCGATGGAAGGCATCTCGGTGCATCGGATGGAGCGTGGGGTCGAGCGTTGA
- the phaP gene encoding TIGR01841 family phasin (Members of this family are phasins (small proteins associated with inclusions such as PHA granules). Note that several different families of phasins have been named PhaP despite very little sequence similarity to each other.), translating into METTNPNSLFAEYAKMIEKFKLPGIDVSAVLESQRKDIEALAAANATAISGMQTLGQKQAEILQSTMSQVQSLVTQLTTSGATPSSSAGELVQQALHKALADMQELADTAYKTQSDSFAVVSKRVSEHVEELKALLQAKKP; encoded by the coding sequence ATGGAAACCACCAATCCCAACAGCCTTTTCGCCGAATACGCCAAGATGATCGAGAAGTTCAAGCTCCCCGGGATCGACGTCTCCGCCGTGTTGGAGTCGCAACGCAAGGACATCGAGGCACTGGCGGCTGCCAACGCCACGGCGATCTCGGGCATGCAGACGCTCGGCCAGAAACAGGCGGAAATCCTGCAATCGACGATGAGCCAGGTGCAATCGCTCGTCACGCAACTGACCACCTCGGGCGCCACGCCGTCCTCCAGCGCGGGCGAACTGGTGCAGCAAGCGCTGCACAAGGCGCTGGCGGACATGCAGGAGCTTGCGGACACGGCCTACAAGACGCAGTCGGACAGCTTCGCCGTGGTCAGCAAGCGCGTGTCGGAGCACGTCGAGGAACTGAAGGCGCTCTTGCAGGCGAAGAAACCCTGA
- a CDS encoding phage protein NinX family protein → MRISELEGAWLDYWVARAAELPKPRVDDGLCWVEEPPCDGDPESAVDAAFVPSTDWNEGGPIIDREGISIVKFDDCWGAEKSVGNRREIAKADFRHTGATALIAAMRCYVGERFGDEVPDEEMSGD, encoded by the coding sequence ATGCGGATATCGGAATTGGAAGGTGCGTGGCTCGACTACTGGGTCGCTCGTGCAGCCGAGCTGCCCAAGCCGCGCGTCGACGACGGACTGTGCTGGGTCGAGGAGCCGCCGTGCGACGGCGACCCCGAGAGCGCGGTGGACGCGGCTTTTGTGCCGTCGACCGACTGGAACGAAGGTGGGCCGATCATTGACCGCGAGGGGATCAGCATCGTCAAGTTCGACGATTGCTGGGGAGCCGAGAAGAGCGTGGGGAACCGGCGCGAGATCGCGAAAGCGGATTTCCGGCATACCGGCGCAACGGCGTTGATTGCTGCGATGCGGTGCTACGTTGGCGAGCGATTCGGCGACGAAGTCCCGGATGAGGAGATGTCAGGCGATTAG
- a CDS encoding D-amino acid dehydrogenase, whose product MRVVVLGSGVVGVTSAYYLARAGHEVTVIDREAGPALETSFANAGQISPGYAAPWAAPGVPLKAVKWMFQKHAPLAIRPDDADKQFQLQWMWQMLQNCTAERYAINKARMVRLAEYSRDCLQALRAKTGIEYEGRTGGTLQVFRTQQQLDGAAKDIAVLKEAGVAYELLMPSELSRAEPALAATAHKLTGGLRLPGDETGDCQLFTTRLVALAEQLGVTFRFDTLVDALALEGGRIAGVRHGSKLVHGDAFVVAFGSYSTKFLSGIVKIPVYPLKGYSITAPIADAAKAPVSTVLDETYKIAITRFEERIRVGGMAEIVGFDKELREARRDTLEMCVNDLFPGGGDTANATFWTGLRPMTPDGTPIVGRTAVPNLFLNTGHGTLGWTMSCGSAQLLADLISGNEPAIRCDDLNVFRYSDEPAPPADFELA is encoded by the coding sequence ATGCGAGTTGTCGTCTTGGGTAGCGGCGTCGTCGGGGTGACGAGCGCCTATTATCTGGCGCGTGCCGGGCACGAAGTCACCGTGATCGACCGCGAGGCCGGCCCGGCGCTGGAAACCAGCTTTGCCAATGCCGGGCAGATCTCGCCGGGCTACGCCGCGCCGTGGGCCGCGCCGGGCGTGCCGCTCAAGGCTGTCAAATGGATGTTCCAAAAGCACGCGCCGCTCGCGATCCGGCCGGACGACGCCGACAAGCAATTCCAGCTGCAGTGGATGTGGCAGATGCTGCAGAACTGCACCGCCGAGCGCTATGCGATCAACAAGGCCCGCATGGTGCGCCTCGCCGAATACAGCCGCGACTGCCTGCAAGCGCTGCGCGCCAAGACCGGCATCGAGTACGAAGGCCGCACCGGCGGCACGCTGCAGGTGTTCCGCACGCAGCAGCAACTCGACGGCGCGGCGAAAGACATCGCGGTGCTCAAGGAAGCCGGCGTCGCGTATGAACTGCTGATGCCGTCCGAGCTGTCTCGTGCCGAGCCGGCGCTTGCCGCGACCGCGCACAAGCTGACCGGCGGCCTGCGCTTGCCCGGCGACGAAACCGGCGACTGCCAATTGTTCACGACGCGCCTGGTTGCGCTCGCCGAGCAGCTCGGCGTGACCTTCCGCTTCGACACGCTCGTCGACGCGCTCGCGCTGGAAGGCGGCCGCATTGCCGGCGTGCGGCACGGCAGCAAGCTCGTGCACGGGGACGCGTTCGTCGTCGCGTTCGGTTCCTATTCGACAAAATTTCTGTCGGGCATCGTCAAGATTCCGGTGTACCCGCTGAAGGGCTATTCGATCACGGCGCCCATTGCCGACGCCGCCAAGGCTCCCGTGTCGACCGTGCTCGACGAAACCTACAAGATCGCGATCACGCGTTTCGAGGAGCGAATTCGCGTGGGCGGCATGGCCGAGATCGTCGGCTTCGACAAGGAACTGCGCGAGGCGCGCCGCGACACGCTCGAAATGTGCGTGAACGACCTGTTCCCGGGCGGCGGCGATACCGCAAACGCGACGTTCTGGACCGGGCTGCGCCCGATGACGCCGGACGGCACGCCGATTGTCGGCCGCACCGCCGTGCCGAACCTGTTCCTGAACACGGGACACGGCACGCTCGGCTGGACGATGTCTTGCGGCTCCGCACAATTGCTAGCCGACCTCATCTCCGGCAACGAGCCGGCGATCCGCTGCGACGACCTCAACGTGTTCCGCTATTCCGACGAGCCTGCGCCTCCGGCGGATTTCGAGCTTGCCTGA
- a CDS encoding universal stress protein, with translation MNKVLVGFDGSESAHHAVAFAVDLAKRYGASLCVLLVARTPDWGALEYERVDVVEREVKHCEEILAEIKAKLGDLTTVPIQFDLVIGQPAKEIVLYAEKHDIDHLVVGHRGHTMFDRWLIGSVARQVIAYAPCAVTIVRDRSADKSMRAKAERHAETETPLL, from the coding sequence GTGAACAAGGTCTTGGTCGGTTTTGACGGATCGGAGTCCGCGCATCACGCGGTCGCTTTCGCGGTGGATCTCGCGAAGCGATATGGGGCGAGTCTCTGTGTCCTGCTCGTGGCGCGAACGCCGGATTGGGGCGCGCTCGAGTACGAGCGCGTCGACGTGGTCGAACGCGAGGTGAAGCACTGCGAGGAGATCCTCGCCGAGATCAAAGCGAAGCTCGGCGACCTGACGACGGTGCCGATCCAGTTTGATCTCGTGATCGGCCAGCCCGCCAAGGAGATCGTCCTGTACGCCGAGAAGCACGACATCGATCACCTGGTCGTCGGCCATCGCGGCCACACGATGTTCGACCGCTGGCTGATCGGCTCGGTCGCGCGGCAGGTCATTGCCTACGCGCCGTGCGCCGTCACGATCGTGCGCGACCGGTCCGCCGACAAGTCCATGCGGGCGAAAGCGGAACGCCACGCCGAAACGGAAACGCCGCTGCTTTGA